From Rutidosis leptorrhynchoides isolate AG116_Rl617_1_P2 chromosome 3, CSIRO_AGI_Rlap_v1, whole genome shotgun sequence, a single genomic window includes:
- the LOC139900259 gene encoding uncharacterized protein, producing the protein MTLSQSSTSCAKACDIWVNIFSWWGINWVSNGNISDLLQGNSGNLGSDLGNDVWQAVLWTCCYLIWKNRNEKVFKYKGWNVPVAVREIQVKSFEWISKRCKTKHLDWHNWLHTPPNCFI; encoded by the coding sequence ATGACATTGAGTCAATCGAGCACATCTTGTGCGAAGGCGTGTGATATATGGGTTAATATCTTCAGTTGGTGGGGTATTAATTGGGTTTCAAATGGGAACATAAGTGATCTTTTGCAAGGCAACTCTGGGAATCTTGGTTCGGACTTGGGTAATGATGTTTGGCAAGCAGTTCTTTGGACGTGTTGTTACTTGATATGGAAAAATAGGAACGAGAAAGTCTTCAAATATAAAGGTTGGAACGTGCCGGTTGCGGTGAGGGAAATCCAAGTTAAAAGCTTTGAGTGGATTTCGAAACGATGCAAGACGAAACATCTCGATTGGCACAATTGGCTTCATACGCCGCCTAATTGTTTTATTTAG
- the LOC139896591 gene encoding ubiquitin domain-containing protein DSK2b-like, with the protein MAGDNVVTGANTTPLAAAEVSSVEPGGTALDGSPFPELELMQQELTDPDMLRGVMYLLNNPDILREVVMSSPPLREIVDRNPEIARRLNDPAIDRLTMAIVRNPERLREMIRNADPTTYKNIQEPLLKATRMGGGSNAGNDSNLTPSAAVLGGGDLGGAAQNLAANPETTGGALEGAETTTGSPAPRTDPLPKPWAAGAGKAVPLSRTVTLNIRLLNGKTFAVQASLKAKVDLFKFVIEKNSNVPAAEQRLVFKGQEWFELWETLFSELTKGPVPPEEKYATQLRQLEEMGFTDARENLQALTAHAGDVYATVELLRVLSAFH; encoded by the exons ATGGCCGGTGATAATGTTGTGACCGGAGCAAATACCACTCCACTGGCTGCAGCCGAAGTTAGCTCGGTTGAACCGGGTGGAACCGCCCTTGATGGTTCACCATTTCCAGAATTGGAACTAATGCAGCAAGAGTTGACCGATCCTGACATGTTGCGAGGAGTCATGTATCTATTGAACAACCCAGACATTTTGCGTGAGGTGGTGATGAGCAGCCCTCCGTTGCGCGAAATCGTTGATCGGAATCCAGAAATTGCTCGCAGGCTCAACGATCCCGCCATCGACAGACTAACAATGGCGATTGTAAGAAACCCTGAACGCTTGCGTGAAATGATTCGTAACGCAGACCCAACAACGTACAAAAACATCCAGGAGCCGTTACTGAAAGCGACTAGAATGGGCGGTGGTAGTAATGCTGGGAACGATTCGAACTTGACTCCGTCTGCAGCTGTTTTAGGTGGTGGCGATCTGGGCGGGGCGGCTCAAAACCTGGCGGCTAACCCTGAAACCACTGGTGGTGCTCTGGAGGGGGCGGAGACGACTACTGGTTCTCCTGCTCCGAGAACCGACCCGCTTCCTAAACCTTGGGCTGCTGGTGCTG GTAAAGCTGTTCCATTAAGCCGTACTGTGACGCTTAATATACGGCTTTTAAATGGAAAGACGTTCGCGGTTCAGGCTAGTTTGAAGGCAAAGGTTGATTTGTTTAAGTTTGTTATTGAAAAGAACAGTAATGTACCAGCTGCAGAGCAAAGGCTGGTTTTTAAAGGACAG GAATGGTTCGAACTATGGGAAACTCTTTTTTCGGAGCTCACAAAGGGACCTG TACCTCCGGAGGAGAAGTATGCTACCCAATTAAGACAGCTTGAAGAAATGGGTTTTACCGATGCTCGTGAGAATCTTCAAGCGCTGACAGCTCATGCGGGTGATGTGTATGCTACGGTTGAGCTCTTACGAGTCCTTTCTGCATTTCATTAG
- the LOC139896592 gene encoding protein GRIP, whose product MIIDLVCVSGRYQVFRNCKTMSEGGGDIDGRSVNDVVDDDPRDAKSNDTSSQTDKDLNKNYVSSNNNFSSDDTHDQLMQMVVDLKFQNEYLKSHFQDLKNVHAESKVKVFDQNGTCEDSKELHEKLEALNRELVIERQTRGAAEAALEHLRAEYSEADSKSQELSAKLAEVEKSLEQQVKERDEKNSELDSKLNRLHKRAKQRIQEVQKEKDDLEAKYREVNEKSEQASLQLSELQQELDRTRQHANEALKAIDTERQQLRSANNRLRDNIEELRRSMEPKENAIETLQQSLLEKEQMLDNMRGLLQAAEEKKQASLMELSSKHQQQITNLEAQLAESAADRTKATETISTLQRLVAEKESKLAEMDAASTGESARLKAAMESIKGEITHLKHEHENEKEKWEATSQALSKKLEIAEGNCIRAEIEAAKMKSQMDLELSLQSQRSNTKDAELVAAKEEIKRLESEFASYKSRAHALLQKKDAELASAKDNEQVKALEEALKEAENEILLASSERDKALQDLENALTSHEKTLIARDEAFSVIEQQVKNLEAKLTSTLSNHQTEKESWEKNLQNVEETWQLRFEALKSELEQQKLSPSEALQKEVQDLQTQYKKLKEEHDSFRDLADKLIEEKDTEITRLTDNNKNLLRSLQSKPLANNNENGHMGGSNSNTSVAEQQILILARQQAQREEELAQSQRHILALQEELEELERENRLHSQQEALLKEELRNMERSKRREGVDMTYLKNVIVKLLETGEVGALLPVIAMLLQFSPDELQKCQNAYRAFTEVPPSPGGESPGAGASLFSRFSFT is encoded by the exons ATGATTATTGATCTTGTGTGTGTATCCGGGAGATATCAAG TATTTAGAAATTGCAAGACAATGTCAGAGGGTGGAGGTGACATTGATGGGAGATCGGTAAACGATGTTGTAGATGATGATCCACGAGATGCAAAATCGAACGATACAAGTTCTCAAACTGATAAAGATCTTAACAAGAATTATGTTTCATCCAATAATAACTTTAGTTCTGATGATACACACGATCAGCTAATGCAAATGGTGGTAGATCTCAAGTTTCAAAATGAGTACTTGAAGTCTCATTTCCAGGACTTGAAGAATGTACACGCGGAGTCAAAAGTAAAAGTATTTGACCAAAATGGGACTTGTGAAGATTCAAAAGAGTTGCATGAAAAACTAGAAGCTTTGAACAGAGAACTCGTAATAGAAAGACAAACACGAGGTGCCGCAGAGGCAGCTTTGGAGCATCTTCGAGCAGAATACTCGGAAGCAGATTCAAAGTCTCAAGAGCTTTCTGCTAAACTGGCTGAAG TTGAGAAGAGTCTGGAACAACAAGTAAAAGAACGTGACGAGAAAAACTCTGAGCTTGATTCCAAGTTGAACAGGCTTCACAAGCGTGCAAAACAACGAATCCAAGAAGTTCAGAAG GAGAAAGATGACCTTGAGGCTAAGTATCGTGAAGTCAATGAAAAGTCAGAGCAGGCTTCGTTGCAGTTGTCAGAATTACAACAGGAGCTTGATCGCACACGCCAACATGCTAACGAGGCATTAAAAGCAATCGATACTGAGAGACAACAACTGCGAAGTGCAAACAATAG ACTTCGGGACAATATCGAAGAGTTGCGCCGATCTATGGAGCCTAAAGAGAATGCTATTGAGACATTGCAACAATCACTTCTAGAAAAAGAGCAG ATGCTAGACAACATGCGAGGGCTACTACAAGCTGCAGAAGAAAAGAAACAGGCCTCATTGATGGAACTTTCTTCAAAACATCAACAG CAAATAACAAATCTGGAAGCTCAACTTGCTGAGTCAGCAGCAGATAGAACCAAAGCAACAGAAACAATCTCTACTTTACAG agaCTGGTTGCAGAAAAAGAGTCAAAACTTGCAGAGATGGATGCAGCTTCAACTGGTGAATCAGCAAGGCTTAAAGCTGCCATGGAAAGTATTAAAGGAGAAATTACTCACTTGAAACACGAACAT gaaaatgaaaaagaaaagtggGAAGCCACATCTCAAGCACTAAGCAAGAAACTAGAGATTGCTGAGGGTAACTGTATACGTGCTGAAATCGAAGCTGCCAAAATGAAAA GTCAGATGGATCTGGAACTTTCTTTGCAAAGTCAACGGTCAAACACGAAAGACGCTGAATTGGTGGCAGCCAAAGAGGAG ATTAAGCGTTTAGAAAGTGAATTTGCTTCGTATAAGTCTCGTGCTCATGCACTTCTTCAGAAAAAAGATGCTGAGCTGGCCTCTGCTAAAGATAATGAACAAGTCAAAGCACTTGAAGAGGCATTAAAG GAAGCTGAAAATGAAATATTGTTGGCTTCTTCTGAACGGGACAAAGCGCTGCAAGATCTTGAAAATGCTTTAACTTCTCATGAAAAAACACTCATTGCTAG agatgaagctttTAGTGTCATTGAGCAACAAGTGAAGAACTTGGAAGCGAAGCTCACATCTACACTTTCTAATCATCAAACTGAGAAAGAATCTTGGGAAAAGAATCTTCAAAATGTGGAAGAAACTTGGCAGT TGAGATTTGAGGCGCTAAAGTCTGAACTTGAACAACAAAAGTTATCACCTAGTGAAGCTCTGCAAAAAGAAGTACAGGATCTCCAAACACAATATAAAAAATTGAAG GAGGAACATGATTCATTTCGTGATCTTGCTGATAAGTTGATTGAAGAGAAGGACACTGAGATTACAAGGCTTACAGACAACAATAAAAATCTTCTTCGTTCATTACAATCAAAGCCATTG gcAAATAACAATGAAAATGGCCATATGGGTGGATCAAACTCAAACACCTCAGTTGCAGAACAGCAGATATTG ATTTTGGCAAGGCAACAAGCTCAAAGGGAGGAAGAGTTAGCTCAGTCACAACGACATATTCTTGCACTTCAA GAGGAACTTGAAGAGCTTGAACGTGAAAATCGCCTTCACAGCCAACAG GAAGCTTTGTTGAAGGAAGAACTCCGAAATATGGAAAGATCAAAAAGAAGGGAAGGAGTCGATATGACTTATCTTAAAAATGTCATAGTAAAGCTTCTTGAAACAG GTGAAGTTGGGGCCCTACTTCCTGTCATTGCAATGCTCCTTCAGTTTAGCCCTGACGAG TTGCAGAAGTGTCAGAACGCTTATCGGGCTTTCACTGAAGTTCCACCAAGTCCAGGTGGTGAGTCACCAGGAGCTGGGGCCTCTCTTTTTTCGCGTTTCTCCTTCACGTAG